From a region of the Zingiber officinale cultivar Zhangliang chromosome 4B, Zo_v1.1, whole genome shotgun sequence genome:
- the LOC121974483 gene encoding protein ALTERED XYLOGLUCAN 4-like: MKPNHFHIKKLIPWLLYILLPLAILHLYLSTLSSPATSPNDTASTSVSVSSSSSDSQTVAEQHPSWTSCNFSDGQWVPHSGGPLYSGTACKTIKKGQNCMEHGRPDAGYLHWRWQPRRCSLPPFDPAAFLDLIAGKHLAFVGDSMARNQLESLLCLLAVAEEPDLVYRDGEENKFRRWVFRRRNATVSIFWSPFLVKGVEKDEPAGRKHNTLFLETADERWAADLEGIDVVLFSAGHWYLLPAIYHEHGVVLGCHACPDFNLTEIGFFDVFRKAVRTALGEVSRRQNSSGEKLVLVTTFSPAHFEGEWDKAGACSKKEPYREGEKEMGYTDALMRRIAVEEVAASAAAADSRGGGKVKMEALDVTEMALLRPDGHPGPYMHPHPFAGGEVRDRVQNDCVHWCLPGPIDSWNEMLLQVIRRWKKGSH, from the coding sequence ATGAAACCCAACCATTTCCACATCAAGAAGCTCATTCCGTGGCTTCTCTACATCCTCCTCCCTTTGGCGATCCTGCATTTGTATCTCTCCACCCTCTCTTCCCCCGCTACTTCACCAAATGACACCGCTTCCACCTCCGTCTctgtctcttcttcttcctctgactCACAAACGGTAGCTGAGCAGCATCCGAGCTGGACGTCCTGCAACTTCTCCGACGGTCAGTGGGTTCCACACTCCGGCGGCCCGCTCTACAGCGGGACCGCGTGCAAGACCATCAAAAAGGGCCAAAATTGCATGGAGCACGGCCGCCCGGACGCCGGCTACCTCCACTGGCGGTGGCAGCCGCGGCGCTGCTCGCTGCCGCCCTTCGACCCGGCCGCATTCCTCGATCTCATCGCCGGCAAGCACCTAGCCTTCGTCGGTGACTCCATGGCCCGCAACCAGCTCGAGTCGCTCCTCTGCCTCCTCGCCGTCGCGGAAGAGCCCGATCTCGTCTACCGCGACGGCGAGGAGAACAAGTTCCGGCGGTGGGTGTTCCGGAGGCGGAACGCCACCGTCTCCATCTTCTGGTCGCCCTTCCTCGTGAAGGGAGTGGAGAAGGACGAGCCGGCGGGGCGGAAGCACAACACTCTGTTCCTGGAGACTGCCGACGAGCGGTGGGCGGCGGATCTGGAGGGGATCGACGTCGTGCTGTTCTCGGCGGGTCACTGGTACCTCCTCCCGGCGATCTACCACGAGCACGGCGTCGTGCTCGGCTGCCACGCCTGCCCCGACTTCAACCTCACCGAGATCGGCTTCTTCGACGTGTTCCGCAAGGCGGTGCGGACGGCTCTCGGAGAGGTCAGCCGGAGGCAGAACAGCTCCGGCGAGAAGCTGGTGCTGGTGACGACCTTCTCGCCGGCGCACTTCGAAGGGGAGTGGGACAAGGCGGGGGCATGCTCGAAGAAGGAGCCGTACAGGGAAGGGGAGAAGGAGATGGGGTACACGGACGCACTGATGAGGAGGATTGCGGTGGAGGAGGTGGCGGCGTCAGCAGCGGCGGCGGATAGCAGAGGAGGAGGGAAGGTAAAGATGGAGGCCTTGGACGTCACGGAGATGGCATTGCTGCGGCCGGACGGCCACCCAGGCCCATACATGCATCCTCATCCCTTCGCCGGCGGCGAGGTCAGAGACAGAGTACAGAACGACTGCGTGCACTGGTGCTTACCTGGGCCGATCGATTCATGGAACGAGATGCTGTTGCAGGTGATCAGAAGATGGAAGAAAGGGAGCCATTGA
- the LOC121977327 gene encoding uncharacterized protein LOC121977327, which translates to MGNCQASEAATVLIQHPEGKVERLYWPTTAADVMKSNPGYYVALVTLYVSEKEDGGGGGSAVRFTRARLLKAKDMLLLGQVYRLITSEEVTNAIKQRKYEKLKKSQAELIRKQQQEEKLRTNDKFIEAAREEQQQQDSENALLVARQDRDRQKSSTQTAAARSRHWRPSLQSISETCGVLQ; encoded by the exons ATGGGGAATTGCCAGGCATCCGAGGCAGCCACAGTGTTGATTCAGCACCCGGAAGGGAAGGTGGAGAGGCTCTACTGGCCGACAACGGCAGCCGATGTGATGAAGAGCAACCCGGGCTACTACGTGGCACTTGTCACGCTCTATGTCTCGGAGAAGGaggacggcggcggcggcggcagcgcAGTCCGGTTCACCCGAGCACGGCTTCTGAAGGCCAAGGACATGCTCCTGCTCGGCCAAGTTTATCGGTTGATCACCTCCGAAG AGGTTACAAACGCTATAAAGCAAAGGAAGtatgagaagctcaagaaaagcCAGGCTGAGTTAATCAGAAAGCAGCAACAAGAGGAGAAACTCAGAACAAATGACAAGTTTATTGAGGCAGCTCGAGAGGAACAACAGCAACAGGATTCAGAGAACGCACTTCTG GTGGCAAGGCAGGACAGGGATAGGCAAAAGAGCAGCACACAAACGGCGGCGGCGAGAAGCCGGCATTGGCGACCGTCACTGCAGAGCATCTCAGAGACTTGTGGTGTTCTACAGTAG